The Elgaria multicarinata webbii isolate HBS135686 ecotype San Diego chromosome 17, rElgMul1.1.pri, whole genome shotgun sequence genomic sequence GGAGCCGCCGTGCTCTGCAGCGTCCCACCCGAGGCCTCCCTCCAGGAGGCTGCAGAGCCATCAAGGAGCGCTCCGTGGGGACAAGCCGTGCCAGAGCCAGTAGTACTTGTTTTGAAGTCCAGTTTAACTTGGAACACGAGGCGCAAGTGTAAAGAGAAGCATACCTCTAGGCATGGGTGGAGTGCCTCTTCTCATAGCTTGGGTGCGTAACATGCCACGGCTGCAGGGGGAACTGAAGGAGTCGTCGTCGAGGGACACTGTTCAGGGGAAAGGTGGGCACCCCTGCAGTTAGTCTCAGATGATGCCAGCAACTCCTGGTTTATCTCCCACACTGGCCCGGCCAGGGGCAACTTTCCCTCCAACCTGCTTTCCTGTGTATATAAACGACAGAGCCCCCAATCCAGCCTTACCTGCTACACAAAAGGAAAGTCAGCCACCAGGATGCAAGCCTAAGAAAACAGAGAGAGGAGGCCAAGATTGTGACAGCAGACACACTGGGCTGGGACAGGGCAGGGGGCAAGGAACGAGAAAGCCCAGGAAAGGGCACAACCCCCGGCCTGGCCTGGCCGTGGCTCCCTTTCCGACTGCTGGCCATCAGCAAGGCCGCCCTGTGAGGCACAGCAGGGATTTCTCCATGGGAATGCACATGGgtacatgtacagcaccatgtacattgatggtgctatataaataaataaataaataaataaataaataaataaataaataataataaaaagggattTTGCCCAGCATGGGGCCTGGTCAGATTTGCAGAGGAAAGCCGCAGGCCTGACAGGTGGCTTGCCAGGGAGCATCTGCGTGAATGAGAGGGCGATCATTTCACTTCCCTGTATTTTGAAAAGGGAAGAGGTGAGCGATCAGCTGAGCCAGCCGGGGATAAAGAGACAGAGTCCTGGCACAGCGGcggccaccccacccctgggagaGCGTGTTCCGGTCTGGAACTCTGCCCCTGATAGGAGCTCCAAAGCACGGAGGAGCAGCGCCTTTTGCATCTTGGCCCCCAGACTGCAGAACAGCCTCCCCACGGAAATCCGGTGTTGTTTTTCTACCACTGCTTTCTGAAAAGGTGCAAAACCACAAActgttttaaaaggcatttagCTAAAGAGGCCCTGTTTTGGCAGCTGAAGAAGATAGATTCTTTCTATAGCAGAGCTTCCAGGATGCTTCACAAAAACAaggtaaaatacaagtaaaacaaacaatttattaaaaacaaccagTAATACATTATCAAGCCGGGgaaacaaaaatgtctttgcttAGCGATGCACAAGAAGAGGACACATCTCAGGATGCTAGAAAAATTGCTTTCATTCTGGAGACTATTCAATGCATTTCAGCCCAGATTTTCTTTGGGGCTTTCTTTGGGGGATTCTAGAAGATAGGTCTCATACTTTATTTGCTGAATGTACAAGACATATCTTTCAGATTTTTCCAGAGTTCTCTGAAGACAATTTTAAAGAATTCTCTGAGagaagacaccccaccccaccccaccccaccccccaaaaaaaaatcaaaaaaatctggGCCAAAATGTGTTGaacattcttaaaaaataaaagcaattttcTAGCATCTTGAGATGTGTTGGTAATTTAATTACCAAATTATACGGCATGACATTCATATGATGAAAGCAATTATACAGCATGTGGTAATTCAATAAACAGGAGTCCAGTACACATAACCTGTTTTGCCAGGAATGCTTCCTTAGGACACACTAtatagaacataaaaacatagaatAACCATTACAAATGCTGTATAATTGTTTTCATTATATCAATGTACTTTATTTTGATTATTACTAATGTATATGGTACATGCCACCAATACATAGATATACTTTTGAAATATAGTAAGTGGCtataagtattttgtttaaatttgtgatatgacatgcatttgtatactgatgtgattggttaggatttaaaaacaatatatttacATAGTTTGAGGCAGGGTAACGTAACTTGccaataagaataagaacaataatatatacatctatttaaacagatttttaaataattgtttgGTTTATTCCTATTTTGGTTGGAGGATGTCTCACCCCAGCTTTTAactcagtgagagccagtgtggtgtagtggctaaagtgttggactgggagttgggagatccagcgctatgtaagcactatatatgtggaagctcacaagtatcccatggagagccagaggcatggcgggagcaatctccgcctccctctcctcccgctctgccctttcatgagatcggcttgtttgcccgtctagctgggacgctttggagggggtgggaagtgtgatatgtggatgtagatacctttaagaggcctgtagctgctagtctccaggtcctcatcgaaggcctgggcgggcctctgtttcagccacttggtggtgtgggccttgctacagggttgtggagtgtcactgttctaggaggttttagtaataaaggaatccagcaaggaaaagactctgaagttattgtctggtagtctaaaggcacgtggcaggctgagcaggcaagcTCACCCGTagggtccctatgcctgagggatactacatggtgtcagaagtgggatctccccttcagaaatccacttgaagaggggttttagtgcccgccgccagattggaataaaacatggagcattttaaacctccttctgagctaagctttattgggaacttaggagaaaattggaggaaatgggaacagagactacaactataccttacagttacaaaagcggagaaagagtcagaagactacaaaattgctgtaatgctgcgctgcataggagaaaaggctttagaaatttacaacaccattcctaatatctatgcagatcctgaaagtcagacactagaagaagcccttgctgcattcaaaacttattgtgagcccaggagaaaccctgtttttgaacggtaccagttctggcagcttccttataatgaggacgcaggcatagactgttttgttacagcccttagagaaaaatctcagcactgtgaatttggggcctccacagacctgatgcttagagacaaaattgttttcagcatctcagacagcaagcttaaagaaaagcttctagaagaccctaagttgactctagagcaagctattaccatctgtagagcaaaggctcttatcagggctcaggcaacagcaatgacctcagaaacaaacatcttagccatccaacataaaagcggaaggaccataagctaccaagaaagtaaaagggccccaaagcagacctttgcaacagttaaacctacagcggcaaggggcaattcctgcagtagatgcggttatgttcacaggcccaggcagtgtccagcttttggagagacctgcaataggtgtgcaggaaggaatcactttgctaaaatgtgtaggacacaatctgagccttccagtctcaccaaagatgtaaatgccttattcatgggagtaataactacatgccatcaagctaggctcatgggaagcccagaagcctggtatagcacagtagttgtggcaggacttccagttgttttcaagttagattctggatctgatgctaacacaattccaaaagatattgcagagtgcttgcaggataaagtgcatacagcaatgacaaatgtgacactaattgcctttggtggagcaaaggtcaaaccaagaggtaccattatagctccttgcaaaaatggtctgaAGAATCGAAATCTAACCTTCTATGTCACAGAAACTGGAGATCCACCACTTCTGGGTCGGTCAGCCTGTGTAGCCCTTGACTTGATCAGACGTGTGCACGTATTAGCAGTACATTCTCCAACCAAGATGGAGGGTCTCCTCAAACactattctgatgtttttgaaggcctgggtcgtttcccaggtgtgcatcatattcatgtggatcccacttctgacaccatgtagtatccctcaggcatagggaccatacgggtgagcttgcctgctcagcctgccagttgcccctagactaccaggcaataacatcagagtcttttcattgctggattcttttattactaaaacttcttagaacagtgacaccaaactccctcagcaaggcccacaacaccaactgacagaaacaggGGCTCCAGCCccggccttcgatgaggacctggagactagcagctacaggcctcttaaaggtatatacatccacatatcacaatgTCATTCTGGGCCTGCTGTCTGTACAGGGGAAAAGCAAGTCTTAAATCCAGCAGAGGAGAGCGAGGCGTTCCTGCAGTTGGCCAAACTGTGCCAGGACCCCACCCTGGTTGGCGTGAAGCTATTGGATAAAATTCCATCTGTCCCTCACGGGGAGCTTGCCTGCAGTAAGTGTTTATCTCTGGACGTCCAGTAATGTCACGCTTCTGAGGACTTGGGTCTTGTGACTAAGACAGCTACCCCAAACATGCGCACTTGGCCACAGATCTCGTCGCAGTCCCTGGGACGTCATGTCCGAGTACACATAGATACGACTGTGCTGTAGGAGCGACCTCGTGTCCTGTCCTTTTGCTCTCTTTGCGTGGTGGACATCTGGGAAATGCGATGCCAGGAGCTGCATTCGTGGAGGCCTCGGTTCACATGCTGCTGCAGTTCCCCATGCTGCACGTGTGTCTAGGGAGCAGTGCAGGTTTACCGCTTGAGCCCTTTGAGACTGTGCGAACATTCCCAGAAGGGGAAAGCGGTGGTCTCCATCTCTGACCTTCATGACTCAAGCCTGGGAACTGGGTCTCTGGGTCTCCCACAGCTGAGAGGTTGGCTGCTGGGGGTCCCATTCAGCAGACAGTAACAAGGCAGGGACTTAAATCCCGCTCTTTGGCTTTTGGGCCACAAGAACTCTGTTTTAAGCAAAATGCTTACTGATGGGagcccccattcctccctcccttagcTACAGAGCTCCTGATCCTCGCCCATAATTGCTTCAGCCTCACGTGTCATATGGAAGGGATTATTCGCGTTCTCCAAGCTGCCCGAACGCTCACGGACGAACACTTAGCACCCAGCGGAGAATACGGCCTTGTGGGAGGTAGagacggcggcggtggcggcagccccaAAAGCACCCCGTGGAGGATGTTGAGCGGCTGCggtgccccttcctccccctggtCTTTGGGCTTTTAGAGCGGCAGGCTGTTGTGGCTCCCACTGATTCCCGGAGCTCCGCTGTCTCCCTCACTGAGCAGGGAAGGCCGTGGCAAGGCAGACGCTCGCCTGCCCGCGCCTGTGCAGGGTGGCCTGTGCTCCGACACAGGTCTTGTTCTGTTGTGCTGCACGTTGACTTACGCCAGCAAGCGTCCTGCAGTGTCTCTCGTGAGAAGCAGTGCCAGGAGTCGGGCCTTGTGTGTGGAAGCGAGTGGCTCTCCACTGGTCTGGTGAGAGAGCAGCCATTGCTTCCTCCTGGCCTTGCGTTCGTTTCTTCCGTTGCTCAGTCTCTCAGCTGGGGAGTTCTTGCCTGCAGCTGGGAGGTGTCCATAGTGTCTGGAACCCCACTGAAATGGGGGAAGTGGCTGGTCAGTGGCATTCCACAGGCAGGGACTCTGTCCCAAGTGGAAGAGTGGGGCTGTCATGACACAGCACTGCTCCAACGGCGACGTGTGGGGTGACGTTTTGTGGGTTCTGAAGCTcaagctcttttctctccccaaagGTTCGACTTCTCACTGGCATCGGCAGGTACAACGAGATGACCTACATCTTTGACTTGCTGCATGAGAAGCACCACTTTGAGGTGCTAATGAGAAAGAAGTTGCACCCAGTGGGTACAAACAACAGAATCCACCCTTCCCAGTCCAAGAGTTCCAAATTGTAGAACCTCCAGTGCCTTTGTTCTGCTTGTTTCCCTCTTCCAAAATAACCGCCCCAGTCCCTGCATTCCCACGACATGTTGCCCTGTGCTACCGAACTCTCCGTCACTTGCCCATGCCCTCACCCTTGAaggaaggggtgggcaacccctggccctccaggtgtatttggcctacagttcccctccctccgccttagccagcagagccagtgaTGAGGGACAGCAGGACTTGGAGACCTGGATATctgctggaggaccacaagttgccccaccCCCGTCTTAAGGGCAGGTTTTTCTTGCCACCTTTACGCTCCTTCACAAGCGACTGTGAGGCCTGGCGTTGCTGTTGGAGGGCTCTGCTCAGCGCCAGAGCTCACTTGCCCTGAGGATTGGCGCTGGCCAGGTCCCAAGCCACGCGCTGCCTTCACTCTCCGCCCCTCCCTCTTTGGCAGAGCGGGACCCTCAAGACAGCGCTGCTGGACTACAtcaagcgctgccgcccaggagaCAGCGAGAAGCACAACATGATCGCCCTCTGCTTCAGCATGTGCCGGGAGATTGGGGAGAACCACGAGGCGGCAGCCAAGGTCCAGCTGAAGCTCATTGAATCCCAGCCTTGGGGTAAATTGCCGCTCGTCCCGGGGAGCCCCGGGCGGGAGCCACCCGGACCTGGAAACGGTGGGATGTCTGAGGTGTTCGAtctcaggtggaggaggaggaggtgccgtgtgggtgggggtgggggagcgtgtgTCCCCTGACACAGAGTAGGTCCCCTGACACAGAGCAGGCGGCATCGCTGCCCACCGTGGTCATACAATCACCCTGCTCTCTCCTTTCCAGAGGAGTGCCTTCAGAACACAGCCCTTTTCACGTACCTGATGCAAGAACTATCACACCACAGAACACATGGAGCAAACACTTCACAGCTCACCTTTCAATTGAAacctgttggactaccactcccagcatctattaccatgctggctggggctgatgggagctgagggcTACAGGCTCCCATCACCATTTTAAACCTTCATCCAGCCCCATTCAGTGTTCCATTTTACCTTGGAATAGCTCTCAGCAGCGTCGATAAAGAGGGTTAGGGCTTTCATCAAGAGCTTCTTCAGGTGTGGCACGTTCTGTTACGAAGGAGCTCCGCCTTGCTGCCACTTTAAGTATATGCTTAGCACTTAGACTCTAGAAAATCCAGTGTGCCTGAGTAGGTGCATCAAGCAAAGGCGTGGAGACCTGGAGCATAAACACTGACTCTTGTGGCTGCCTTTCTACCCACACAGGATGCGAAGAGGTGCGAGAACCTCTGGGCATACGCTCATGCTTTACGCTCTGCCTAGTCCTTTTGCACACAGCCACCCTGGgctcacccattattattattataattattatttttattatttatttatttatttatatagcaccatcaatgtacatggtgctgtacagagtaaaacagtaaatagcaagaccctgccgcataggcttacaatctaataaaatcatagtaaaacaataaggaggggaagagaatgcaaacaggtacagggtagggtaagcaggcacagggtagggtaaaactaacagtagaaagtaacagtagaattgGCCCGTCGGAGCCAAGCAATGGTAGACCACTACGCCAGAGAACTATTCCTATCGGTAAAGCATTAGCATTAGTGAAGGTCAGTGACCCTCcatccaggatttgcagaagaaCTCCCATTGTGTCTGAAGGGGAGAACTAGCTCAGGCCCTCGTTGTTACTTTCGGCTTCGCATGCTGCAcctttggtggtggggaaaaacccTCCTATTTGCAGCTCCAAATCACAGTCTGCTCTGCCCATGCAAATCCAAACCTGGTGTCCGGTATGTATCCAGTTGCCctgttgcagccttcccaacctggtgctgtccagatggtttggactacagctcccactgaccatttctgaccattgcccatgctggctggggctggtgacagttagtccaaagatctggagcgcaacaggttgggaataatgataattttatttcttacctgcctctccgtttggatcaaggtggggaacaacagtaagtataaaatactgattaaagacatagtatacactgttaaaacatcctaaaaacatcctaagactccactggatatgcctgagatccgtctttatagctttcttaaatgctaaaagactgttaagttgacgaatctcctccggcaggccatgccacagtctgggagaagcagaagaggtcctctgggtaatacatgtcagcctaattttggctcgctgatgga encodes the following:
- the LOC134410338 gene encoding spatacsin-like, yielding MLHKNKVRLLTGIGRYNEMTYIFDLLHEKHHFEVLMRKKLHPSGTLKTALLDYIKRCRPGDSEKHNMIALCFSMCREIGENHEAAAKVQLKLIESQPWGGSRG